In the Ipomoea triloba cultivar NCNSP0323 chromosome 6, ASM357664v1 genome, one interval contains:
- the LOC116023190 gene encoding ABC transporter G family member 35-like, with protein MEGERRQMSRNFSRNFSRSVSRSASRASRIMEEVFTPVSARRSTRAEEDEEALRWAALEKLPTYDRLRKTVLKSYADNEDDKVMHKEVDVRKLDMNVRQDFIDRTFKVAEEDNERFLKKLRNRIDKVGISLPTVEVRFEHLTVEADCHVGDRALPSLLNTARNLGESALGCVGIRLAQKTKLTILKDVSGIVKPSRMTLLLGPPSSGKTSLLLALAGKLDPTLKVKGNITYNGHKLKEFVPQKTSAYISQNDVHVGEMTVKETLDFSARCQGVGSRYELLTELARREKDAKIFPDAEIDLYMKATAVEGVNESLVTDYTLRILGLDVCRDTIVGDEMIRGISGGQKKRVTTGEMIVGPTKTLFMDEISTGLDSSTTFQIVKCLQQIVHLTEGTILMSLLQPAPETFDLFDDIILLSEGQIVYQGPREHVLEFFESCGFKCPERKGTADFLQEVTSRKDQEQYWADKRKPYRFIPVKEFARKFNSFHVGLSLENELSVPYDKSRNHQAALVFKKYTVPVKELLKANFDKEWLLIKRNSFVYIFKTVQIIIVAIIASTVFFRTKLHTRNEDDGGIYIGALLFAMIINMFNGFSELTMTIQRLPVFYKQRDLLFHPPWAFTLPTFLLKIPISVFESTVWMVITYYTMGFAPEASRFFKQFLVIFLVQQMAAGLFRLIAALCRTMVIANTGGSLSLLLVFLLGGFILPKGQIPDWWGWGYWISPMTYGFNALTVNEMFAPRWMNKFVSGERLGTKVMENYDVFAEKRWFWIGSAALMGFAVFFNVLFTFALTYLNPLEQKQAIISKEQAKEMENEQEESTESPRLRTTKSRNDGLPHSLSAADGNNTREMEIQRMSSRTNTNGLSRNEDSSLESANGIAQKKGMILPFTPLAMSFDDVKYFVDMPAEMRDQGVTEDRLQLLKGVTSTFRPGVLTALMGVSGAGKTTLMDVLAGRKTGGYIEGDIRISGFPKKQETFARVSGYCEQNDIHSPQVTVHESLIYSAFLRLPKEVSNEDKMIFVNEVMDLVELDNLKDAIVGIPGVSGLSTEQRKRLTIAVELVANPSIIFMDEPTSGLDARAAAIVMRTVRNTVDTGRTVVCTIHQPSIDIFEAFDELLLMKRGGQVIYAGPLGRHSQKIIEYFEAVPGVPKIKEKYNPATWMLEASSISTELRLGMDFAEHYKSSSLHQRNKELVKELSTPPPGANDLYFATQYSQSTWGQFKSCLWKQWWTYWRSPDYNLVRYFFTLVAALLVGTIFWNIGGKIETGGDLMTVIGAMYAAVLFVGISNCSTVQPIVATERTVFYREKAAGMYAALPYAMSQVVCEIPYVLVQTTFYTLIVYAMVAFEWTAAKFFWFYFVTFFSFLYWTYYGMMTVSITPNHQVAAIFAAAFYALFNLFSGFFIPRPRIPKWWIWYYWICPVAWTVYGCIVSQYGDVEQTIKVPGMTFDPQIRDYIKDHFGYEPDFMGPVAAALIGFAVFFAFMYSYCIKTLNFQLR; from the exons ATGGAGGGAGAGAGGAGGCAGATGAGCCGGAACTTCAGTAGGAACTTCAGCAGGAGCGTGAGTAGAAGCGCGAGCAGGGCGAGTAGGATCATGGAGGAGGTGTTTACTCCGGTGTCTGCGCGGCGGAGCACTCGGGCCGAGGAGGACGAGGAGGCTCTCCGCTGGGCCGCCCTGGAGAAGCTCCCCACCTACGACCGCCTCCGAAAGACCGTCCTCAAATCCTACGCCGACAACGAGGATGACAAGGTCATGCACAAGGAGGTCGACGTCCGAAAACTCGACATGAACGTCCGCCAGGACTTCATCGACCGTACGTTTAAGGTTGCCGAGGAAGATAACGAGAGGTTCTTAAAAAAACTCAGAAACCGTATCGACAA AGTTGGGATTAGTCTACCGACGGTGGAAGTTAGATTTGAGCATTTAACGGTGGAGGCGGATTGCCATGTCGGCGACAGAGCTCTTCCCTCACTACTGAACACCGCCCGGAATCTTGGTGAATCGGCGTTAGGGTGCGTGGGGATTAGACTCGCCCAGAAAACAAAACTCACCATCCTCAAAGATGTTTCTGGGATTGTAAAACCGTCGAGGATGACATTGTTGTTAGGACCACCATCTTCCGGGAAAACGTCTCTTTTGTTGGCCCTAGCTGGAAAATTAGACCCTACTTTAAAG GTTAAGGGAAATATCACTTACAATGGTCACAAGCTTAAGGAGTTTGTACCACAGAAAACCTCGGCATATATTAGTCAAAACGATGTGCACGTAGGAGAAATGACGGTTAAAGAAACCCTAGATTTCTCAGCTAGATGCCAAGGAGTTGGGAGCCGATATG AACTCCTTACTGAACTTGCTAGGAGGGAAAAAGATGCCAAGATTTTCCCTGATGCTGAGATTGATCTCTATATGAAG GCAACTGCAGTTGAAGGGGTTAATGAAAGTCTTGTCACAGATTACACGCTCAGG ATTCTTGGACTAGATGTGTGCCGTGACACAATTGTTGGGGACGAAATGATTAGGGGAATTTCGGGTGGTCAAAAGAAGCGTGTGACAACAG GGGAGATGATTGTCGGGCCGACAAAAACGTTGTTCATGGACGAAATATCAACTGGACTTGACAGCTCAACAACGTTCCAAATCGTGAAATGTTTGCAGCAGATTGTGCATCTCACGGAGGGGACAATCCTGATGTCTCTCCTCCAGCCTGCTCCTGAGACGTTCGATCTCTTCGATGACATTATTCTCCTGTCTGAAGGCCAGATTGTGTACCAGGGTCCAAGAGAGCATGTTCTTGAATTCTTTGAGTCTTGCGGATTCAAATGCCCCGAGAGAAAAGGCACTGCTGACTTCTTACAAGAG GTTACGTCGAGAAAGGATCAAGAACAATACTGGGCAGATAAGAGGAAGCCATACAGATTCATACCTGTGAAAGAATTCGCGAGAAAATTCAACAGTTTCCACGTTGGTTTGAGTCTAGAAAATGAGCTTTCAGTTCCCTATGACAAATCAAGGAACCACCAGGCAGCTCTGGTGTTCAAGAAGTACACTGTTCCAGTTAAGGAGCTTTTGAAAGCCAACTTTGACAAGGAATGGCTGCTGATCAAGAGGAACtcttttgtgtacatattcaAGACGGTTCAGATCATCATCGTGGCCATCATTGCGTCCACTGTGTTCTTCAGAACCAAATTGCATACCAGGAATGAAGACGACGGAGGGATCTACATTGGAGCATTGCTGTTCGCGATGATCATCAACATGTTCAACGGTTTTTCTGAGCTAACAATGACTATTCAGAGGCTTCCTGTGTTTTACAAGCAGAGGGATCTTCTGTTCCATCCACCTTGGGCTTTCACTCTGCCTACGTTTCTGTTGAAGATTCCGATATCTGTGTTTGAATCGACTGTTTGGATGGTGATAACGTACTATACGATGGGATTTGCTCCTGAAGCTAGCAGATTCTTCAAGCAATTCTTGGTGATTTTTCTGGTTCAGCAAATGGCTGCCGGTTTGTTTAGGCTCATTGCGGCGCTGTGCAGGACGATGGTTATTGCAAACACGGGTGGATCTCTGAGTCTCCTCCTTGTATTCCTTTTGGGTGGCTTCATCCTTCCCAAAG GTCAAATTCCGGACTGGTGGGGTTGGGGCTATTGGATTTCTCCTATGACCTATGGCTTCAATGCTTTAACCGTCAATGAGATGTTTGCTCCTAGATGGATGAACAAATTT GTTTCGGGCGAAAGATTAGGAACAAAAGTGATGGAGAACTATGATGTGTTCGCTGAAAAGAGATGGTTTTGGATAGGTTCTGCTGCACTTATGGGATTCGCTGTTTTCTTCAACGTTCTATTCACCTTCGCCCTTACGTACCTTAACC CTCTTGAGCAGAAACAAGCTATAATATCCAAAGAGCAGGCAAAGGAAATGGAAAATGAGCAAGAAGAGTCCACAGAATCGCCTAGACTAAGAACAACAAAGTCGAGGAATGATGGACTTCCTCATTCATTATCTGCAGCTGATGGAAACAACACAA GAGAAATGGAAATCCAACGCATGAGCAGTCGTACCAATACAAATGGCCTTAGTAGGAATGAAGATTCAAGCCTTGAGTCTGCAAATGGCATTGCTCAAAAGAAAGGAATGATTCTACCATTTACACCCTTAGCCATGTCCTTCGATGATGTTAAATATTTCGTGGACATGCCTGCT GAAATGAGAGATCAAGGAGTGACAGAGGATAGACTCCAACTACTGAAGGGAGTAACAAGCACATTTAGGCCTGGAGTTTTGACTGCATTGATGGGAGTCAGTGGAGCGGGAAAGACTACGCTGATGGATGTTCTTGCAGGGCGAAAAACCGGTGGTTACATTGAAGGGGACATCAGAATATCGGGATTCCCAAAGAAGCAAGAAACCTTTGCTAGAGTCTCTGGTTACTGTGAACAGAATGACATACACTCACCTCAAGTAACAGTTCATGAATCATTGATATATTCAGCTTTCCTTCGGCTTCCTAAAGAAGTTAGCAATGAGGACAAAATG ATTTTTGTCAATGAAGTAATGGATCTTGTTGAGCTGGACAACCTCAAGGATGCGATTGTAGGGATCCCCGGAGTTTCTGGTCTGTCAACTGAACAGAGGAAGAGGTTGACCATAGCAGTTGAGCTGGTTGCCAATCCCTCGATTATATTCATGGATGAACCAACTTCTGGTCTTGATGCGAGAGCTGCAGCTATTGTTATGAGAACTGTCAGAAACACAGTGGACACCGGGAGAACTGTTGTTTGCACCATTCATCAACCAAGCATTGATATCTTTGAAGCATTTGATGAG TTGCTGCTAATGAAAAGAGGAGGACAAGTGATCTATGCAGGGCCATTAGGCCGACACTCTCAGAAAATTATCGAGTATTTTGAG GCAGTTCCAGGAGTACCTAAAATCAAAGAGAAGTATAATCCAGCTACCTGGATGTTAGAAGCGAGTTCGATCTCGACAGAACTCCGGCTTGGAATGGATTTTGCTGAGCACTACAAATCATCATCTTTGCACCA ACGAAACAAGGAACTTGTGAAAGAGTTGAGTACCCCTCCTCCTGGAGCGAATGACCTTTACTTTGCTACCCAATATTCTCAGTCCACATGGGGCCAATTCAAATCCTGCCTATGGAAGCAGTGGTGGACTTATTGGAGAAGTCCAGATTATAACCTTGTTAGATACTTCTTCACTTTGGTTGCAGCACTATTGGTTGGCACAATCTTTTGGAATATTGGTGGCAAAAT AGAAACTGGTGGTGATCTTATGACAGTCATTGGAGCTATGTATGCAGCCGTACTGTTTGTTGGAATCAGCAATTGCTCAACCGTACAGCCCATTGTAGCCACTGAGAGAACTGTGTTTTATCGTGAAAAAGCTGCTGGAATGTACGCAGCATTGCCATATGCTATGTCACAG GTTGTTTGTGAAATACCATATGTTCTTGTTCAaactacattttacactctcaTAGTGTATGCCATGGTGGCATTTGAATGGACAGCAGCCAAATTCTTCTGGTTTTACTTTGTGACATTCTTCTCCTTCCTCTACTGGACATACTACGGAATGATGACTGTTTCCATCACACCAAACCACCAAGTGGCCGCCATCTTTGCAGCAGCATTCTACGCGCTCTTCAACCTTTTCTCCGGTTTCTTCATCCCCAGACCT AGAATTCCCAAGTGGTGGATCTGGTACTACTGGATTTGCCCCGTGGCATGGACCGTATATGGGTGCATAGTTTCACAATATGGAGATGTAGAACAGACCATTAAGGTTCCAGGAATGACTTTTGATCCTCAGATCAGAGACTACATCAAAGATCATTTTGGGTATGAACCAGACTTCATGGGACCAGTTGCCGCAGCTCTGATTGGTTTTGCAGTGTTCTTTGCATTCATGTATTCCTATTGCATCAAGACATTGAACTTCCAGCTTAGATAA